The genome window CTCCAGGTTATCGTGGGGATCCAGGATGCCCAGGTTGGCGCCGGACAGTTCCATGGGTTCGAACTCGAACCGGCCGAGGTATTCTCCATGGTTCCTCCGGGCCTTGCGCCAGTCCGGATCCTTGCCACCTTCCGGGACGTCGTAGAAGTCCTGGTGGCAGGTAATCTGGCAGCCGTAGCAGCTTTTGTCGATGACGATGAAATCTTTCGATTCCCGCATGGTCTCCAGGTGTACCGGGACGGCCACGTTCTCGCCGGGCGGCTCGAAGTTCCTGTAGGGCAGCACCCCGAATCCGTCGAGTATCTTGCTGTTCTTGCCCGTGCCGCCCAGTCCGTTCCGGTTGTGCGGATGGCGGTATCCCCGGCTCTGCTCGCCCCGTCCGATCTCGTTGTTGATGACCTTGAGTCGGTCGTCGCCCTTGCGGTAATAGTCGTTCTCCGCCCGGGCTACGATGCCGAGGATGTTCTTGGAACCGAGTACGGATCCCATGCCGAGTCGGCCTGCGAAACGCCACTTGTCTTCCCCGCTCATCAACTGTTCCTGGGTCGAGCCCACCACGGCGGCGTACCAGACCGTTTCCCAGTGCTCGCCGGCCGGTCCGAGGACGGCGAAATGGGCGTGGTAGTTCTTGTCGCCATCGTTGTAGCGTTCGTCCAGGTAGACCATCTTTTCCCGGACCCGCGCGCCGATCAGGTAATCCGGGGCTTCGACCAGGGAAAGATCGGGGCCGTCGTCTGTCTGCCTGATCACCAGGAAGCTGGGAACGGCGGCGCGGCCGGTGAGGATCAGGTCGCCGATGCCGGTGTAGGAGAACTTGCGGCCGAAACTCCCGCTCATGGCCGACCATACGGGCATGGGCATACCGGCCCGGGTGCGCTTCAGGGGAGAATAGCCGGAAAAATACGCCCGCAGACCGGTCATAAACTGCGTGCCGGTGAAGCAGCCGGTATTGATGACCAGCGGGACGTCCGGCGCAAAGGGATCGCTTACGTCGTAACCCGAAAGGATCTTGAAGGACCGGCCGATGCCGCCCAGGAAATCCATGTCGTCCTGGACGCGGTGGTCCTCGACGCTGACTTTGCGGCCTTCGGCCAGGTCGTATTCGATACGGGTATAGCAATAATCGGTCACGTCTCCCGGCGTGCCGTTTACGGGTTTCAGCACGATATCCCCCTCGCTGTTGGACTCGAATCGTATGTCATCTGAATCGGTTTGGATTTCAAACGGGACCGCGACGGATTACCCCGCGGCTTCGTTCGAACGGGACCGCGCAGCATCACCGCGCGGGTACGGTTAATATAAAGGAATGACCGCGCGAAAACAGCAATAATCCCTATGAGGTGTAATGAGCGGTGAAATTACCCCTGCCGGGCAATGGTCTGTTGACAAAACCCCTGCGATTCATTTAGAATAACGCCGGGAACGACTCCGTTCCGCGCTCGAATCTTCCGTCCTGAACCGTATGTCGCCGAGGCCAGCCATGACCATGACCGACCTTTCCCAGCAGACCGAACCCGCGATCGAAGTCCCACGAATCGTCGACGATGAGCAGATCCAGTTCTACGTGGACAACGGCTATCTCGTCGTTCCCGACCTGATGACCACCGGGGAACTCCAGGAATTGAAGGACGACCTGGTGGACGTGGCGCGGGGCAAGTATCCCTGCCGGGGACTCGAACCGCCGAAGCCCGAAGACACCGACGACGACGTGCTGCAGCGCATCCTGTGCATACACCAGCCTCACTTCGTCAGCGAGGTGATCGAGAAGTACGTGCGCCATCCAAAGATCTGCGGCGTGCTGAGCCAGATTACCGCGGCCCACCTGCCCTACTGGGACGGGAGCGTCAAGTGCATGCAGTCCATGTACTTCATCAAGCCACCCCGGTTCCAGGGCCAGGCCTGGCACCAGGACGAGATCTTCATCCCCACGCGGGACCGGTCCCTGATCGGCGCCTGGATCGCCGTGGACGACGCGACGATCGAGAACGGTTGCCTGTACGTTGTACCCGGTTCCCACCGCAACGGCTACCTGTATCCCCAGCGTGCGCATGAGAACCCTGACGAGTTCGACTTTGCCCCCGAGAGTTACGGCTTCGACGAATCCGTGGAAGTACCGGTCGAAGTCCGCGCCGGCGCCCTGGTGTTCTTCAACGGCTATCTCCTGCACCGGTCCTACAAGAACCGGAGCGGTCAGACCCGCCGCGTGCTGGTGAACCACTACTGCAACGCGTGGAGCCTCCTGCCGTGGGGTATCGAAGAGGGCGAGCGCCCCGCCACGGCCGACCGGCGCGTGATCGTTCCGGTTTCCGGTACCGATCCCTACGCCTGGAAGGGCTACGAACCCGCGCAGGACAAGATCTGGATTCGAAACTGCAAGGCGGCCGACGAGATGAAGGAGGAGGCGCATTAAGCGCTGTCTCCTGGACCTCGTCTCCTGGACCCCGCAGCAGTCACTCCCTGACCGCCGCGAACCCGATGACGGGGGGCGCGGCCATGAATTCGTCCCAGTACTTGTTGTCCCGCTCGCACGGATGCAACTGCGGGTCGACCCAGCGAAAACCCTCAAAGCCGGCTTCCTCGAAAACCCGACGATAAGTTCCAGGTAAGAGGTAGTAGTTGTTGAACTCGAACCGCGTGCCGTCGTCGTTCGTGAACTTGTAGACAATTGGGTCGCCATCGGACGGCGTCGCCCCGGCCGGCGTTCCTTTGTACTCCTTTTCAAATCCGTACCGTGCGTAGGAGACCGTGCCGCCGGGCACGTTCAGGACATTGTCGTTGAAACCCACGAACCGCCCGCCCGGTTTCAGCGCGCCGTGGGCCGCCTGGACGAAACGAAGGAGTTCGTCCGGGTCGCGGGCGTAGTTCAGCAGGTACATGGCCACGACGAGATCGACCGGGTCGTCCAGGACCAGGGCCGCCGCGTCCCGGTTCAGGTACCGGCAACCCGTGGGCCGCGCACGTTCCTCGGCCTCGGCCAGCCGGATCATTTCGGCCGAGACGTCGACGCCGAGCACCTCCCCGGCGCCGGCAAGTTTCAGCTTGCGCGTGTAGAACCCCTCGCCGCAGGCCAGGTCGAGCGCTTTCTCCCCGCTGATGTCCCCAAGCATTTGGAAAAGCGAGTATTCCTCGATGTACTGACGGAAGGACAGTTGCTTGGAGTCTTTGTAGGCCCCGGCAATGGCGTCGTATTCGGATTCGGCTGGTCGCTTCATATGGGTTTCCCTTTGCTTTACCTCTCACATTATACCTGAACAGAACGGTGATTCAAGTTCCATTGTCCCGTTCGGAAGCGGTTTACACGGTCCGCAGGCCCATGCGCTTCGCCCGCAATTCCGTTGACGAAACGGCCTCCTCCGCATAGTTTTCCCATTGATTGCGATTCCGGCATCTAAGTACAAAAATATCGTCCCGTTACCCCACGGAGCCCCCGTGAACGTTATCTGTGTCTGCCTGGACACCTTTCGCGCCGACATCATCGGCCCGGGCAGGAAGTACAGCCACGCGCACACGCCCAATCTCGACGCCTTCCACCGCAGCAGCATCCGGTTCAACCGCGCCTTCGGCGAAGGGCAGCCCACGCTGCAGGTCCGTCGCGCCCTGTTCACCGGGATGCGCAGCTTCCCGTGGCGCTACAACTTCGACCGGCGCGGCCACTGGCACCATGCGCCTGGCTGGCACAAGATCCCGCCGGAGCAGGATACGATCGCGGAGGTGCTGCTGGAAAGGGAGTACCTGACGGCCCTCATCGCCGACACGTACCACATGTTCAAGCCCACCATGAACTTCTCCCGGGGGTTCGCTCACCTGGATTTCGTGCGGGGACAGGAATCGGACAACTGGAAGAGCGGCGATCCGAAACTCGTCGAGGCGCAACTTGCCCGGCACGTGAGGCAGCCCGTGGACATGTTGAAACATACGGGGCTTGTGAACTACCTGCTCAACCAGCGCCACAGGAAGGACAGGGAAGACTACCAGTGCGCCCGGGTGTTCAACTCGGCCTGCGCGTGGCTTGCCGACAACCATACAGCGGGGCCCTTCTTCCTGTGGGTCGACAGCTTCGATCCCCACGAGCCCTGGGACCCGCCGCCGGAGTACGCCGACCGGTATTTCGAGCACGACGGCCTCGATTTCATCGTGCCCGGTCCCGCATACGCCCGTGACGGATCGGGCGGATCAGGCGGGCCAGGTGGAGCAGGCGGGCCATCTGAAGCGGAACTCCGCCGCATCGAGGCGCTGTACCTGGGGGAGGTCACCCTGGTGGACGAGTACGTGGGCCGGTTGCTGAATGCGGTGGCGGACCGGAACCTCCTCGATGAAACCCTGATCGTGATCCTGTCGGACCATGGGACCCAGTTGCTCGACCAGGGGAGCTTCGGCAAGGGGCCGAACGAACTGCATCCCTTCAATACCCAACTCAACCTCATGATGCGCGTACCCGGCGGTCCGACGGACGTGGACGTGGACGCCTTCGTGCAGAACCACGACCTCATGCCCACGCTGCTCGGCCGGCTCGGGGTACGGGCGGACTGGACGGACGGCGAGGACCTGTGGCCGCTGGTCACGGGTGAGAAGGCCGCCATCCGTGATCGGATCGTGACCGGGTGGGCGTCCTTCATCACGGGCAACGCCGTGGGCCGGGCTAGTGTGCGGGACGATCGCTGGAACTTCTGCACGTCGGTGGGCTACGAGGACGAGAACGGCGATGAACTCTTCGAACTGGAGGACGATCCGGAAGAACGGCGGAATGTCGCAGGACAGCATCCTGACGTTGTCTCGGAGCGTCGTGGCGACGTGGAAGCGGTCCTGGGTCAGCCCCTTCCCGGCCGGATGGTGGAGGTATGTGATCCCGCCCCTGCGCCCATGACGCACTGGCTGGAGCAACGGTTGCGGAGGCGGCAGGATTGAACCATGGGTGTGTGCGTTGTTATCGTCGTCGGAACTGTTTGCGCTGGCCTGAGTAGATGCGATTTTTAAAAGATGCGATCCGTAGAGGTTCAGATACAATTGTACAATTGTACAACTAAAATGCGCATGCCTGGGATCGCACCTGCGGAGTGGCCATGCGACTAGCGGACAAGGCCGCGATCGTGACGGGCGCGGGGGACGGAATAGGACGGGGCATCGCGCTGGCGCTCGCCCGGGAAGGCGCCGCGGTGGCGGTGTGCGACATCAACGCCCAAACCGTCGCGGAGACCGGCCGCCTGGTCGCGGACACGGGCCGGCCCGTCCTGGCGGAGGCGCTGGACATCACCGACCATGACCGGGTCCGGTCCTTCGTGGACGACGCGGCCTCCCGGTTCGGCAGAATCGACGTCCTGGTCAACAACGCCGCCATCATGCCCGTAAGCCCCATCGAGCACCAGGACGAGGAGACCATGTCCCGCATCCTCTCCGTCAACCTCCTGGCGCCGGCCGTCTTCAGCAAGTACTGCATTCCGCATATGCGTGCCGCGGGCGGCGGATCGATCATCCACATGGCCAGTGTGACGGGTCATAACGGCCATCCGGGCGTGGCCGTCTACGGGGCGACGAAGGGCGGGCTGATCGCCCTGGCCCGAGGCCAGGCCATGGAACTGGCCGAGGACCGGATCAGGGTCAACACGGTTTCGCCCGGCACGGTGGATTCGCCCATGCTGCACAACTTCGTGAAGGAGAACGCCGGAGACCCGGAGGCGGCGCTCAGGGCTTTCGACCGCCTGCACCCCATCGGCCGGGTCGCTACCATCGGGGAGGTCGCCAACGTCTTTGTTTTCCTGGCGAGCGACGAATCCAGCGACATCACGGCGACGGACATCCGGTGCGACGGCGGCTACGCGGTCCAGGGACGACAGCCGACCGAATAGCAACAGGCAAAGTCGGCAATGAGCACCAGCGGCAAGGAGAATCTATGTCAGTAGGGGTTTGCGCGTACTCGTTCAACACGGGATACGACGCCTTTCAGCTCATGGACATGGCCGTCCAACACGGCCTCGGCGGCGTGGAGTTTCCTCCCGACGACTGCCTCCCCGATCTGTCCCCGGCCTCGCTGGAGCGGGCCCGTGCCCGGGCCGAGGAGATCGGGTTGTACGTCGTAGCGGACGGCGGTCAGGTCGAGGGCGAGATGATGCACCGCCTGATCCCCGCGGCCGCGAGCCTCGGCGCCTCGACGTTGCGCGTGGTCATGAGCGGCGTCCTCGGCGGCGACCGCCGGCCGCTGTCGGGCCGGTGGAACGCCCATCTCGCCGGGTGCAGAGACATCCTGCGCGAGGCGCTGCCCCTGGCCGAGGAACACGGGGTGACCATCGCGGTGGAGAACCACTCGGACGCCACGTCCCACGACATGCGCTGGCTCTGCGAGGAACTGGACAGCGCGTACATCGGCATCACGCTCGACGTGGGCAACGTGCTGGCGGTCTGCGAGGAACCCTTCGGATACACGGAACGCATCCTCCCTTACCTGAAGCATGTCCACCTCAAGGACTACACGATCCATCCCTCCGACGAGGGGTACCGCATCGCGCGGTGTTCACTGGGCAGCGGCGTGGTCGACTACCGCGGCCTGCTTTCCCTGATCGACGTATACCGGGGCCAGCGCGGCCAGGCGGTCCAGCCCGGCCCGGCGGACCAGCCCAGCCCGGCGGACCAGTCCGGCCCGGCGGACCAGCCCGGCCAGATCACGAAAACCATCGAACTGGGCGCCATCTACGCCCGGCACGTGCGCATGCTCATGGATGACTACTGGGCGGAATACCCCGAACGCGACATCAGGGACATGCTGCCGTTTTTGCGGCTGTACTGGTCCCACGTCCGTCCCGTCGGGGAAGACTGGCGCACGCCCAGGGAGAAGGACGAATCCACCGAGGCCCTGAAGGCATACGAGACGCGGGAGTTCGAAGAAAGCGTCGCCTATCTGAAAGAAATCGGGGCCGTCCGGGCGGACTCCGGCACATCCTGAACCAGGCGGGTCGATTCATGAGCTTCTCCTATCAAACCGGCGACCCTATTGAAAAGAAGGCGGCCCTGATGAAGATGGCACGCCTGGACCAATCCGACATG of Gemmatimonadota bacterium contains these proteins:
- a CDS encoding sugar phosphate isomerase/epimerase → MSVGVCAYSFNTGYDAFQLMDMAVQHGLGGVEFPPDDCLPDLSPASLERARARAEEIGLYVVADGGQVEGEMMHRLIPAAASLGASTLRVVMSGVLGGDRRPLSGRWNAHLAGCRDILREALPLAEEHGVTIAVENHSDATSHDMRWLCEELDSAYIGITLDVGNVLAVCEEPFGYTERILPYLKHVHLKDYTIHPSDEGYRIARCSLGSGVVDYRGLLSLIDVYRGQRGQAVQPGPADQPSPADQSGPADQPGQITKTIELGAIYARHVRMLMDDYWAEYPERDIRDMLPFLRLYWSHVRPVGEDWRTPREKDESTEALKAYETREFEESVAYLKEIGAVRADSGTS
- a CDS encoding class I SAM-dependent methyltransferase, with product MKRPAESEYDAIAGAYKDSKQLSFRQYIEEYSLFQMLGDISGEKALDLACGEGFYTRKLKLAGAGEVLGVDVSAEMIRLAEAEERARPTGCRYLNRDAAALVLDDPVDLVVAMYLLNYARDPDELLRFVQAAHGALKPGGRFVGFNDNVLNVPGGTVSYARYGFEKEYKGTPAGATPSDGDPIVYKFTNDDGTRFEFNNYYLLPGTYRRVFEEAGFEGFRWVDPQLHPCERDNKYWDEFMAAPPVIGFAAVRE
- a CDS encoding SDR family oxidoreductase translates to MRLADKAAIVTGAGDGIGRGIALALAREGAAVAVCDINAQTVAETGRLVADTGRPVLAEALDITDHDRVRSFVDDAASRFGRIDVLVNNAAIMPVSPIEHQDEETMSRILSVNLLAPAVFSKYCIPHMRAAGGGSIIHMASVTGHNGHPGVAVYGATKGGLIALARGQAMELAEDRIRVNTVSPGTVDSPMLHNFVKENAGDPEAALRAFDRLHPIGRVATIGEVANVFVFLASDESSDITATDIRCDGGYAVQGRQPTE
- a CDS encoding sulfatase-like hydrolase/transferase, with product MVFPLIAIPASKYKNIVPLPHGAPVNVICVCLDTFRADIIGPGRKYSHAHTPNLDAFHRSSIRFNRAFGEGQPTLQVRRALFTGMRSFPWRYNFDRRGHWHHAPGWHKIPPEQDTIAEVLLEREYLTALIADTYHMFKPTMNFSRGFAHLDFVRGQESDNWKSGDPKLVEAQLARHVRQPVDMLKHTGLVNYLLNQRHRKDREDYQCARVFNSACAWLADNHTAGPFFLWVDSFDPHEPWDPPPEYADRYFEHDGLDFIVPGPAYARDGSGGSGGPGGAGGPSEAELRRIEALYLGEVTLVDEYVGRLLNAVADRNLLDETLIVILSDHGTQLLDQGSFGKGPNELHPFNTQLNLMMRVPGGPTDVDVDAFVQNHDLMPTLLGRLGVRADWTDGEDLWPLVTGEKAAIRDRIVTGWASFITGNAVGRASVRDDRWNFCTSVGYEDENGDELFELEDDPEERRNVAGQHPDVVSERRGDVEAVLGQPLPGRMVEVCDPAPAPMTHWLEQRLRRRQD
- a CDS encoding phytanoyl-CoA dioxygenase family protein; this encodes MTDLSQQTEPAIEVPRIVDDEQIQFYVDNGYLVVPDLMTTGELQELKDDLVDVARGKYPCRGLEPPKPEDTDDDVLQRILCIHQPHFVSEVIEKYVRHPKICGVLSQITAAHLPYWDGSVKCMQSMYFIKPPRFQGQAWHQDEIFIPTRDRSLIGAWIAVDDATIENGCLYVVPGSHRNGYLYPQRAHENPDEFDFAPESYGFDESVEVPVEVRAGALVFFNGYLLHRSYKNRSGQTRRVLVNHYCNAWSLLPWGIEEGERPATADRRVIVPVSGTDPYAWKGYEPAQDKIWIRNCKAADEMKEEAH